A stretch of Fundidesulfovibrio soli DNA encodes these proteins:
- a CDS encoding diguanylate cyclase domain-containing protein, whose protein sequence is MDTAPDLLEKERSVAVRIRRALSEAEQAALAGCESNPLAAPLAELLEEYEALAQRAQRVADLARSVQQDLDDALEQVTQLTQVDGLTGAMNRPSFERLLSRDWAQAQREATSLSLLLVNVDSLQSYNALYGSLAGDECLRAVARALMRCLYREVDVVARLEGDTFAALLPGTDGEGAAVVGQRILDEVAGMEIPHLESVHGGFVSVSVGLATMTPGRGDAPLALVRAAQAALGAAKDGGRARLALA, encoded by the coding sequence ATGGACACCGCCCCGGACTTGTTGGAAAAGGAAAGAAGCGTCGCCGTCAGGATCAGGCGGGCGCTTTCCGAGGCGGAGCAGGCCGCCCTTGCGGGCTGCGAGTCCAACCCGCTGGCGGCCCCCCTGGCGGAGCTTCTGGAAGAGTACGAGGCCCTGGCCCAGCGCGCCCAGCGCGTGGCCGACCTGGCCCGCTCCGTCCAGCAGGATCTTGACGACGCCCTGGAGCAGGTCACGCAGCTCACCCAGGTGGACGGCCTCACCGGGGCCATGAACCGCCCCAGCTTCGAGCGGCTGCTCTCCCGCGACTGGGCCCAGGCGCAGCGCGAAGCAACCTCCCTCTCCCTGCTGTTGGTGAACGTGGACAGCCTCCAGTCCTACAATGCGCTCTACGGCTCGCTGGCCGGGGACGAGTGCCTGCGGGCCGTGGCCCGCGCCCTCATGCGCTGCCTCTACCGCGAGGTGGACGTGGTGGCACGCCTGGAGGGTGACACCTTCGCGGCGCTGCTGCCCGGCACCGACGGGGAGGGCGCGGCCGTGGTGGGCCAGCGCATCCTGGACGAGGTGGCGGGCATGGAGATTCCCCACCTGGAGTCCGTCCACGGCGGGTTCGTCAGCGTGAGCGTTGGCCTGGCCACCATGACGCCCGGGCGCGGCGACGCCCCCCTGGCCCTGGTGCGCGCGGCGCAGGCCGCGCTGGGCGCCGCCAAGGACGGCGGCCGGGCGCGCCTGGCCCTGGCCTGA
- the nifE gene encoding nitrogenase iron-molybdenum cofactor biosynthesis protein NifE, which produces MSDLIFEERKDQIHRKGEGPFKLACNRDSLAGAVSQRACVFCGSRVVLYPIADALHLVHGPIGCAAYTWDIRGALSSGPELHRLSFSTDLQETDVIFGGEKKLYAALVELIDRHQPKAAFVYSTCIVGIIGDDLQAVCKKVSAEKGIPVIPVQSEGFKGNKREGYLAACKAMFTLMGTGDTSDIGPLSLNILGDFNLAGEIWIIREYFERMGITVVANITGDGRVGDIARAHGAALNVVQCSGSTMDLAKMMKEKYGTPFVKVSYFGIEDMAEALYSVARFFKDKDPGILVRTQELVKDELAVLYPKLQAFRKDLEGKKAAIYVGGAFKAFSLIKAFRHLGMSVVIAGSQTGTEEDYEELASICDPGTIIVDDANPLELSAFLKEKDVDIFVGGVKERPIAYKLGVGFCDHNHERKEALEGFVGMYNFALEVHRTVMSPVWKFVPRRTGKILAVEEADLPKECTL; this is translated from the coding sequence GTGTCCGACCTGATTTTCGAAGAACGCAAGGACCAGATCCACCGCAAGGGTGAAGGTCCGTTCAAGCTGGCCTGCAACCGCGACTCCCTGGCCGGGGCCGTGAGCCAGCGGGCCTGCGTGTTCTGCGGCTCGCGCGTGGTGCTGTACCCCATCGCGGACGCCCTGCACCTGGTGCATGGACCCATCGGCTGCGCCGCCTACACCTGGGACATCCGCGGCGCGCTCTCCTCCGGGCCGGAGCTGCACCGCCTCTCCTTCTCCACGGACCTGCAGGAGACCGACGTGATCTTCGGCGGCGAGAAGAAGCTGTACGCCGCCCTGGTGGAGCTGATCGACCGCCACCAGCCCAAGGCCGCCTTCGTCTACTCCACCTGCATCGTGGGCATCATCGGGGACGACCTCCAGGCCGTGTGCAAGAAGGTCTCGGCCGAGAAGGGCATCCCCGTGATCCCGGTGCAGTCCGAGGGGTTCAAGGGCAACAAGCGCGAGGGCTACCTGGCCGCCTGCAAGGCCATGTTCACCCTGATGGGCACCGGCGACACCTCGGACATCGGGCCGCTGTCCCTGAACATCCTGGGCGATTTCAACCTGGCGGGCGAGATCTGGATCATCCGCGAATATTTCGAGCGCATGGGCATCACGGTGGTGGCCAACATCACCGGCGACGGCCGCGTGGGCGACATCGCCCGGGCCCACGGCGCGGCGCTCAACGTGGTGCAGTGCTCCGGCTCCACCATGGACCTGGCCAAGATGATGAAGGAAAAATACGGCACTCCCTTCGTCAAGGTCTCCTACTTCGGCATCGAGGACATGGCCGAGGCCCTGTACTCCGTGGCCCGCTTCTTCAAGGACAAGGACCCCGGCATCCTGGTGCGCACCCAGGAGCTGGTGAAGGACGAGCTGGCCGTGCTCTACCCCAAGCTCCAGGCGTTCAGGAAGGATCTGGAGGGCAAGAAGGCCGCCATCTACGTGGGCGGCGCCTTCAAGGCCTTCTCCCTGATCAAGGCCTTCCGCCACCTGGGCATGTCCGTGGTGATCGCGGGCTCCCAGACAGGCACCGAGGAGGACTACGAGGAGCTGGCCTCCATCTGCGACCCCGGCACCATCATCGTGGACGACGCCAACCCCCTGGAGCTCTCCGCCTTCCTCAAGGAGAAGGACGTGGACATCTTCGTGGGCGGCGTGAAGGAGCGCCCCATCGCCTACAAGCTGGGCGTGGGCTTCTGCGACCACAACCACGAGCGCAAGGAAGCCCTGGAAGGGTTCGTGGGCATGTACAATTTCGCCCTGGAGGTCCACCGCACCGTGATGAGCCCGGTGTGGAAGTTCGTACCCCGCAGGACAGGCAAGATCCTGGCCGTTGAAGAGGCCGACCTGCCGAAGGAGTGCACCCTGTGA
- a CDS encoding nitrogenase component 1, with the protein MAKAKAPAENFVSTTNACKLCKPLGATLVFKGIEGGVPFLHGSQGCATYMRRYIISHFREPMDIASSSLGEKQAIYGGGANLKKGLLTVMDKYGAGLIGVATTCLTETIGDDVPGILGEFRREFADLELAPVVNVSTPSYSGSHMEGFTAAVKAVVEQLAQAGEPNDSVGCFPGFVSCADIRHLKDVFASFGIDATILPDYSETLDGPALDDYEKLPSGGTPVASIRALGGAKASFEFGATLPPVGEAGTAAGLLAARFGVPAHRMGLPIGLRASDEFFKALEAVACAPTPRRHALERGRLLDAFVDGHKYISQKRCVIYGEEDLIVGLTSFMAEIGVIPVLVAGGGRSGRLKAAVEAACEGLLPEMPEVREGVDFYDIADRARELAPDFFIGHSKGYRLAREMNVPLIRVGFPIHDRFGGHRLHHLCYLGAQELFDRVVNAMIEKKQTDSDIGYGYI; encoded by the coding sequence ATCGCGAAGGCCAAGGCCCCGGCGGAGAACTTCGTCTCCACCACCAACGCCTGCAAGCTGTGCAAGCCCCTGGGCGCCACCCTGGTGTTCAAGGGCATCGAGGGCGGCGTGCCCTTCCTGCACGGCTCCCAGGGCTGCGCCACCTACATGCGCCGCTACATCATCAGCCACTTCCGCGAGCCCATGGACATCGCCTCCAGCTCCCTGGGCGAGAAGCAGGCCATCTACGGCGGAGGGGCCAACCTGAAGAAGGGCCTGCTCACCGTCATGGACAAGTACGGCGCGGGCTTGATCGGCGTGGCCACCACCTGCCTCACCGAGACCATCGGCGACGACGTGCCCGGCATCCTGGGCGAGTTCCGCCGCGAATTCGCAGACCTCGAGCTGGCCCCGGTGGTCAACGTGTCCACCCCCAGCTACTCCGGCTCGCACATGGAGGGCTTCACCGCCGCAGTCAAGGCCGTGGTGGAGCAGCTGGCCCAGGCCGGCGAGCCCAACGATTCCGTGGGCTGCTTTCCGGGCTTCGTCTCCTGCGCGGACATCAGGCACCTGAAGGACGTGTTCGCCTCCTTCGGGATCGACGCCACCATCCTGCCGGACTACTCCGAGACCCTCGATGGCCCGGCCCTGGACGACTACGAGAAGCTGCCCTCCGGCGGCACCCCCGTGGCCTCCATCCGCGCCCTGGGCGGGGCCAAGGCCAGCTTCGAGTTCGGCGCCACCCTGCCGCCCGTGGGCGAGGCCGGCACCGCCGCAGGCCTGCTGGCCGCGCGTTTCGGCGTGCCCGCGCACCGCATGGGCCTGCCCATCGGGCTGCGCGCCTCGGACGAGTTCTTCAAGGCCCTGGAGGCCGTCGCCTGCGCGCCCACGCCCCGCCGCCACGCCCTGGAGCGCGGCCGCCTGCTGGACGCCTTCGTGGACGGCCACAAGTACATCTCCCAGAAGCGCTGCGTGATCTACGGCGAGGAGGACCTCATCGTGGGCCTGACCTCCTTCATGGCCGAGATCGGCGTGATCCCGGTGCTGGTGGCCGGGGGCGGGCGCTCGGGCAGGCTCAAGGCCGCCGTGGAGGCCGCCTGCGAGGGCCTGCTGCCCGAGATGCCCGAAGTGCGCGAGGGCGTGGACTTCTACGACATCGCGGACCGCGCCCGCGAGCTGGCCCCGGACTTCTTCATAGGCCACTCCAAGGGCTACCGCCTGGCCCGCGAGATGAATGTTCCCCTGATCCGGGTGGGCTTCCCCATCCACGACCGTTTCGGCGGCCACAGGCTGCACCACCTCTGCTACCTGGGGGCCCAGGAGCTGTTCGACCGGGTGGTCAACGCCATGATCGAAAAGAAACAGACCGACTCCGACATCGGGTACGGATACATTTAA
- the nifB gene encoding nitrogenase cofactor biosynthesis protein NifB, whose product MAMDLSKHPCFNKDAKGSCARIHLPVAPKCNIQCNYCNRKYDCVNESRPGVTSSVLTPAQAILYMEKVLEAEPRITVVGIAGPGDPMANAKQTLETMRRIKDKWPDMILCLSSNGLELAEHVDELAEIGVSHVTVTVNAIDLDVAEKIYSWARVGKVLYRGREAARILLERQEESIRRLKEKDLIVKINTIIIPGVNDHHIEAIAAKMKSMGVNLLNCMAIIPNKDTKFEHIIEPNKDDVEAIRAMAEGYLPQMRHCQRCRADAVGLLEKDCSRQFSGLLSACAADKSAGLDASRPHVAVASMEGMLVNMHLGEAGGFQIWGEDGAGGYKLVETRPAPAAGTGPKRWYELAKSLSDCRAALVSGVGDTPQAILEEEGVKVVAMSGFITQGLDAVYKTGDIERLRAKGGGGCKMGSGCTGGGEGCG is encoded by the coding sequence ATGGCCATGGACCTCTCCAAGCACCCCTGTTTCAACAAGGACGCCAAGGGCTCCTGCGCGCGCATCCACCTGCCGGTGGCGCCCAAGTGCAACATCCAGTGCAACTACTGCAACCGCAAGTACGACTGCGTGAACGAGTCGCGCCCGGGCGTCACCTCCTCGGTGCTCACCCCGGCCCAGGCCATCCTGTACATGGAGAAGGTGCTTGAGGCCGAGCCGCGCATCACCGTGGTGGGCATCGCCGGCCCAGGCGACCCCATGGCCAACGCCAAGCAGACGCTTGAGACCATGCGCCGCATCAAGGACAAGTGGCCGGACATGATCCTGTGCCTGTCCTCCAACGGGCTGGAGCTGGCCGAGCACGTGGACGAGCTGGCCGAGATCGGCGTCTCCCACGTCACGGTGACCGTGAACGCCATCGACCTGGACGTGGCCGAGAAGATCTACTCCTGGGCGCGGGTGGGCAAGGTGCTCTACCGGGGCCGCGAAGCCGCGCGCATCCTGCTGGAGCGCCAGGAGGAGTCCATCCGCCGCCTCAAGGAGAAGGACCTGATCGTCAAGATCAACACGATCATCATCCCCGGCGTCAACGACCACCACATCGAGGCCATCGCGGCCAAGATGAAGTCCATGGGCGTGAACCTGCTCAACTGCATGGCCATCATCCCCAACAAGGACACCAAATTCGAGCACATCATCGAACCCAACAAGGACGACGTGGAAGCCATCCGGGCCATGGCCGAGGGCTACCTGCCCCAGATGCGCCACTGCCAGCGCTGCCGCGCCGACGCCGTGGGCCTGCTGGAGAAGGACTGCTCCCGCCAGTTCTCCGGGCTGCTCTCGGCCTGCGCGGCCGACAAGTCCGCCGGGCTGGACGCCTCCCGACCCCATGTGGCCGTGGCCAGCATGGAAGGGATGCTGGTGAACATGCACCTGGGCGAGGCAGGCGGCTTCCAAATCTGGGGCGAGGACGGCGCGGGCGGCTACAAGCTGGTGGAGACGCGCCCGGCCCCGGCCGCGGGCACCGGCCCCAAGCGCTGGTACGAACTGGCCAAGAGCCTCTCGGACTGCAGGGCCGCGCTGGTCTCCGGCGTGGGCGACACCCCCCAGGCCATCCTGGAGGAGGAGGGCGTGAAGGTGGTGGCCATGTCCGGGTTCATCACCCAGGGCCTGGACGCAGTGTACAAGACCGGCGACATCGAGCGCCTGCGCGCCAAGGGCGGCGGAGGCTGCAAGATGGGCAGCGGCTGCACCGGCGGCGGCGAGGGCTGCGGTTGA
- a CDS encoding RCC1 domain-containing protein, producing MRNFSLHLFVAAAFLFLCNPCQAEKISSGMVHGARVAPDGTLWAWGANFYGQVGDGSTDTRPSPVQIGEEKFWDQVAAKSVFTMAIKKEGSLWAWGNNDHGQLGGDFPTGRHQPGQVGLDSDWAQVFLGSSHVLGIRKNGTLWTWGGNSDGQLGNGNTDDVHQPVQIHEGYKAVWATAGVLHSMIIKSDGTLWGFGDNSMGQLGNGPTFANPSPVQIGTDTDWAVVSAGYWHTVALKSDGSLWAWGYNDKGQLGDGTTTVRKTPVRIGADTDWMAISAGMSHTLAIKNDGSLWAWGNDEFSQLGDGGTTNRTSPFRIGTDNHWAAVAGGLDQTLALKTGGSFWSWGRGEFSALGNGTTSLQITPKLARVTAVVSGARPGMRSSATLEVGGAGVTAYRYQLDDGAWSGEIPVGTPITLSGLAKGRHILRAVGKNGAGDWQSTSWATPAVWYVGATHMAAGSGHSAIVYPDGTLWTWGWNNYGQLGDGGTTHRLLPKRVGTGTDWAAVATHFDHTLALKTDGTLWAFGYNAFGQLGDGSTTSRSSPVQVGQDADWAMVSAGYRHSLAIKSDGTLRAWGHNNLGQLGDGSSENRLSPILVNPVQDWAQVAAGGDHALAIGGDGSLWAWGRNDWGQVGDGSTTTRFRPVRYGLDTNWGAVAAGYIHSLAMKYGGSLYAFGANAHGQLGDGGTTQQTSPEMIGMYNCSTVASGSYHSLAVKTDGSLWAWGYNAFGQLGDGSATDRSSPVRVGAERTWAAVAPGGYHSLALDAKGAAWAWGNNSDGQLGNGSTTNRSLPSRVLTHTMRAWPALRILLLQGG from the coding sequence ATGAGAAATTTTTCTCTCCATCTCTTTGTCGCAGCAGCCTTTCTTTTCTTGTGCAATCCCTGCCAGGCAGAAAAAATATCCTCCGGAATGGTTCACGGCGCGCGAGTCGCCCCGGACGGCACGTTGTGGGCCTGGGGGGCAAACTTCTATGGCCAGGTGGGCGATGGATCCACCGACACCAGGCCATCCCCGGTGCAGATCGGGGAGGAAAAGTTCTGGGACCAGGTGGCCGCCAAGTCCGTCTTCACCATGGCAATCAAGAAGGAAGGCTCCCTTTGGGCCTGGGGGAACAACGACCACGGCCAGCTCGGCGGCGACTTCCCCACGGGAAGGCACCAGCCCGGGCAGGTTGGCCTCGATTCCGACTGGGCCCAGGTTTTCTTGGGCAGCTCACACGTATTGGGCATAAGGAAGAACGGCACCCTTTGGACCTGGGGCGGGAACTCCGACGGCCAGCTCGGCAACGGCAACACGGATGACGTTCACCAGCCCGTGCAAATCCACGAAGGCTACAAGGCGGTGTGGGCGACGGCGGGCGTCCTGCATTCCATGATCATCAAGAGCGACGGCACGCTTTGGGGTTTTGGCGACAATTCCATGGGGCAATTGGGAAATGGTCCCACCTTCGCCAATCCTTCTCCCGTGCAGATCGGCACCGATACGGATTGGGCCGTCGTCAGCGCCGGGTATTGGCATACCGTGGCGCTGAAGAGCGACGGCAGCCTCTGGGCCTGGGGCTACAACGACAAGGGTCAGCTCGGCGACGGAACTACGACAGTCCGGAAAACCCCTGTCCGGATCGGCGCGGACACGGACTGGATGGCGATTTCGGCCGGCATGAGCCACACCCTGGCCATCAAAAACGACGGGAGCCTCTGGGCCTGGGGCAACGATGAATTCTCCCAGCTCGGCGACGGCGGCACAACAAACCGCACCTCCCCGTTCCGGATAGGCACGGACAACCACTGGGCCGCCGTGGCCGGAGGCTTGGACCAGACGCTCGCCCTCAAGACGGGCGGGTCGTTCTGGTCCTGGGGTCGTGGGGAGTTCTCCGCCTTGGGAAACGGGACGACGTCCCTGCAGATAACGCCCAAGCTCGCGCGGGTCACGGCGGTCGTCTCCGGCGCCCGTCCGGGCATGCGGAGTTCCGCCACTCTTGAAGTGGGCGGAGCTGGGGTGACGGCCTACAGGTATCAGCTCGACGACGGAGCCTGGAGCGGGGAAATACCCGTCGGAACACCGATCACACTGAGCGGGCTGGCCAAGGGCCGCCATATCCTGCGCGCGGTCGGGAAAAACGGCGCGGGCGATTGGCAAAGCACCTCCTGGGCCACCCCAGCCGTTTGGTACGTGGGGGCGACCCACATGGCGGCGGGGTCCGGCCACTCGGCCATCGTCTACCCCGACGGAACGCTCTGGACCTGGGGCTGGAACAATTACGGCCAGCTCGGCGACGGCGGCACCACGCACCGGCTGCTCCCCAAGCGGGTCGGCACGGGCACGGACTGGGCCGCCGTCGCGACCCATTTCGACCACACCCTGGCGCTTAAGACCGACGGCACTTTGTGGGCATTCGGGTATAACGCCTTCGGCCAGCTCGGCGACGGCAGCACCACCTCCAGGAGCAGCCCCGTGCAGGTCGGCCAGGATGCCGACTGGGCCATGGTCAGCGCGGGGTACCGCCATTCTCTGGCCATAAAGAGCGACGGAACGCTCCGGGCCTGGGGCCACAACAACCTGGGCCAGCTGGGGGATGGAAGCAGCGAGAACAGGCTGTCGCCCATACTCGTGAACCCTGTTCAGGACTGGGCCCAGGTCGCGGCCGGGGGCGACCACGCGCTGGCCATCGGAGGCGACGGCAGCCTCTGGGCATGGGGGCGCAACGACTGGGGCCAGGTCGGGGACGGTTCCACCACGACCAGGTTCAGGCCGGTGCGCTATGGCCTGGACACCAACTGGGGCGCGGTCGCCGCGGGCTACATCCACAGCCTGGCGATGAAGTACGGCGGCTCGCTGTATGCTTTCGGGGCCAATGCGCACGGCCAGCTCGGCGACGGCGGGACGACCCAACAGACCTCGCCGGAGATGATCGGCATGTACAACTGTTCCACGGTGGCCTCCGGCAGCTACCACAGCCTGGCGGTCAAGACGGACGGCAGCCTCTGGGCCTGGGGATACAACGCCTTCGGCCAGCTCGGCGACGGCTCCGCGACGGATCGGTCCTCCCCCGTCCGGGTGGGGGCGGAACGGACCTGGGCGGCGGTCGCCCCCGGCGGCTACCATTCACTGGCTCTGGACGCCAAGGGCGCGGCCTGGGCCTGGGGCAACAATTCCGATGGTCAGCTCGGCAACGGTTCCACTACGAACAGATCGCTGCCGAGCCGTGTGCTCACGCACACGATGCGGGCCTGGCCAGCGCTACGCATTTTGCTGTTGCAGGGCGGGTAG
- a CDS encoding DUF485 domain-containing protein gives MHHASPDQTQFKELVRKKWSISLSLTALMLTIYFGFILLLAFGRHVLAQKVGAYIPLGIPVGLGVIVSACVLTGLYVRWANTVYDRSVKDCIESMKR, from the coding sequence ATGCATCACGCATCCCCCGACCAGACACAGTTCAAGGAACTCGTGCGCAAGAAATGGTCCATCTCGCTGTCGCTCACGGCGCTCATGCTCACCATCTATTTCGGCTTCATCCTGCTCCTGGCCTTCGGCCGCCATGTGCTGGCCCAGAAGGTCGGAGCCTACATCCCGCTGGGTATACCTGTGGGCTTAGGTGTGATAGTGTCCGCTTGCGTCCTCACCGGCCTGTACGTGCGTTGGGCAAACACCGTGTATGACCGCTCCGTGAAAGACTGCATCGAGAGCATGAAGAGGTAG